A genomic region of Anaerolineales bacterium contains the following coding sequences:
- a CDS encoding SpoIIE family protein phosphatase codes for MEILIGVAKTNKYAMSESGDTLEVVERPSGGLSVVLADGQRSGKSAKFISTMVVRKVISLLAEGVRDGAAARAASDYLLTHRNGQVQSTLNIISIEMETRKLLVTRNNPLPVLVFQDGEITSLDERSDAVGLRRETRPVLTALEIRAGLSVAVFTDGLPFAGERSGTPMDIHSAFNRMATLGESPQAIADGLMSEALTLEHNRPGDDISILVVGVRSTLQDDAVRRMQVRLPVWPG; via the coding sequence ATGGAAATCCTCATCGGTGTAGCCAAGACCAATAAATACGCCATGTCTGAAAGTGGCGACACGCTGGAAGTGGTGGAACGGCCCAGTGGCGGGCTTTCCGTGGTGCTGGCGGATGGCCAGCGCTCAGGCAAGAGCGCCAAGTTCATCTCCACCATGGTGGTGCGCAAAGTGATCAGCCTGCTGGCCGAGGGTGTGCGTGATGGCGCGGCGGCGCGGGCGGCCTCGGACTATTTGCTGACCCATCGCAATGGGCAAGTGCAATCCACGTTGAACATCATTTCGATCGAAATGGAAACACGCAAGCTACTGGTAACGCGCAACAATCCGTTGCCCGTGCTGGTCTTTCAAGATGGGGAGATCACCAGCCTGGACGAGCGCAGCGACGCGGTAGGCTTGCGGCGCGAAACGCGCCCGGTGCTCACCGCGCTGGAGATCCGCGCCGGGCTGAGCGTTGCGGTCTTCACCGATGGCTTGCCCTTTGCCGGTGAGCGCAGCGGCACACCGATGGATATTCACTCGGCGTTCAATCGCATGGCCACGCTGGGCGAAAGCCCGCAGGCGATCGCTGATGGGCTGATGAGCGAAGCGCTGACGCTGGAGCACAACCGCCCCGGCGACGACATTAGCATTCTGGTGGTGGGTGTGCGCTCGACTCTGCAGGATGACGCTGTGCGGCGCATGCAGGTGCGCCTGCCGGTGTGGCCCGGGTAG
- a CDS encoding prepilin peptidase, with protein sequence MLIAAIAAGLLSALLVNYLADVLPLHRRLARPAWWPLTPESIGAYIHAPRKFVVHVVLLLACVYIFQNPPADFSPYLLTVVLAYFALVTVIDIEHRLVLHPVSLFGALALGALGAWRHGLLPTLAGGAAGFLLMLGLYFSGELIGRLLARLRKQAWEEVALGFGDVNLAGVIGLLLGWPAILPGLMAGILLAGAYSLGFVFVSLMRGRYSLFASIPYAPFLCLGAVALVLLGLYP encoded by the coding sequence ATGCTCATTGCCGCCATCGCCGCTGGCCTGCTCTCGGCGCTGCTCGTCAACTATCTTGCCGACGTGCTGCCACTCCACCGCCGCCTGGCCCGGCCGGCCTGGTGGCCACTGACCCCTGAGTCCATCGGCGCATACATCCATGCCCCGCGCAAGTTTGTGGTGCACGTGGTCTTGTTGCTGGCCTGTGTATACATCTTCCAAAATCCCCCCGCGGATTTTTCGCCATATCTACTTACCGTGGTACTTGCGTACTTCGCGCTCGTCACTGTCATCGATATTGAGCATCGCCTGGTTCTGCACCCGGTCAGCCTCTTCGGCGCGCTGGCGCTCGGTGCCTTGGGCGCCTGGCGCCACGGCCTGCTGCCCACGCTGGCGGGTGGGGCGGCGGGCTTCCTGCTCATGCTCGGCCTATACTTCTCCGGCGAGCTCATTGGCCGCCTGTTGGCCCGCCTGCGCAAGCAAGCCTGGGAGGAGGTCGCCCTCGGTTTCGGCGATGTGAATTTGGCAGGCGTGATCGGCTTGCTGCTGGGCTGGCCGGCGATACTGCCGGGCCTGATGGCTGGCATCCTGCTGGCCGGTGCTTACAGCCTGGGGTTTGTCTTCGTCAGCTTGATGCGTGGGCGCTATTCGCTGTTTGCTTCGATCCCCTATGCGCCCTTCTTGTGTCTCGGCGCCGTGGCGCTGGTGCTGCTCGGCCTCTACCCTTAA
- the trxA gene encoding thioredoxin, giving the protein MINEPVHVTDEAFEKAVLQSETPVVVDFWAPWCGPCRAVAPILDKFAQEYAGKVVIAKVNTDENPQWAGQFDVRGIPTMLFVANGKLVHRQVGALPEPMLRELFDQFVDVASRPAAEAN; this is encoded by the coding sequence ATGATCAACGAACCTGTACATGTAACTGACGAAGCCTTTGAGAAGGCCGTTTTGCAATCCGAAACCCCGGTCGTGGTGGATTTTTGGGCGCCGTGGTGTGGCCCGTGCCGCGCCGTAGCCCCGATCCTGGATAAGTTTGCCCAGGAGTATGCCGGCAAAGTCGTCATCGCCAAGGTCAACACCGACGAGAATCCGCAGTGGGCTGGCCAGTTTGATGTGCGCGGCATCCCCACCATGCTCTTCGTCGCCAACGGCAAGCTGGTGCATCGCCAGGTCGGCGCGCTGCCGGAGCCGATGCTGCGCGAGCTCTTCGACCAGTTCGTCGACGTAGCTTCCCGCCCGGCCGCCGAAGCCAACTAG
- a CDS encoding segregation/condensation protein A, translating to MVSLLHRDAPQPYTVDTPVYQGPLDLLLQLIERAELDITKLALAQVTDQFLGYMRTLQELKAERVSEFLVVAARLMQIKSEALLPRPVVRQPDEEDPAEALVQQLLLYKRFKELASLLTLRQDTALRSYLRMAPPPKVEGRLDLSGLTAVDIHRAAMKVHARADARAPLRTVVAAPRVTIREKIKTIADMLRQKTVTSFRELVAGTPDRLHVVVTFLAMLELVRRYRIAAKQEALFEDIELRRDDNWNETLDFELEFTE from the coding sequence GTGGTTTCCTTACTTCACCGAGACGCCCCCCAACCCTATACGGTAGACACCCCGGTATATCAAGGCCCGCTGGACCTGTTGTTGCAGCTGATCGAGCGCGCCGAGCTGGATATTACCAAGCTGGCGTTGGCGCAGGTAACCGATCAGTTTCTTGGCTATATGCGCACGCTGCAGGAGCTGAAGGCCGAGCGCGTGTCTGAATTCCTGGTGGTGGCGGCGCGTTTGATGCAAATCAAGTCTGAGGCGCTGCTGCCGCGCCCGGTGGTGCGCCAACCCGACGAAGAGGACCCGGCCGAAGCGCTGGTGCAGCAGTTGCTGCTGTATAAGCGCTTCAAGGAGCTGGCCAGCCTGCTGACGCTGCGCCAGGACACCGCGCTGCGCAGTTACCTGCGCATGGCGCCGCCGCCGAAGGTGGAGGGCCGCCTGGACCTGAGCGGGCTGACCGCGGTGGACATTCACCGCGCGGCGATGAAGGTGCATGCGCGTGCGGATGCGCGCGCCCCGCTGCGCACGGTGGTGGCCGCGCCGCGCGTGACGATTCGCGAGAAGATCAAAACGATCGCCGATATGCTGCGCCAGAAGACGGTCACCAGCTTCCGCGAACTGGTCGCCGGCACGCCGGACCGTTTGCACGTCGTGGTTACCTTCCTGGCAATGCTGGAGCTGGTGCGCCGTTACCGCATCGCCGCCAAGCAGGAGGCGCTATTCGAAGATATTGAGCTGCGCCGCGATGACAACTGGAATGAGACGCTCGACTTTGAGTTGGAGTTTACGGAGTAA
- a CDS encoding GIY-YIG nuclease family protein produces MPYYVYIMCNRTRTIYTGVTSNLEGRVLQHRSKAQAGFTQKYDITKLVYYEEYTTALEAIAREKQVKTYRREKKVALINALNPKWQDLAEDWEPNAPKENR; encoded by the coding sequence ATGCCTTACTACGTGTATATCATGTGCAACCGCACTCGCACGATCTATACCGGCGTGACCAGCAATCTAGAAGGCCGCGTATTGCAGCATAGATCCAAAGCACAGGCAGGCTTCACTCAAAAATACGACATTACTAAACTGGTTTATTATGAGGAGTACACAACCGCGCTGGAAGCGATTGCGCGCGAGAAGCAAGTTAAAACGTACAGAAGAGAAAAGAAGGTTGCTCTGATCAACGCCCTCAACCCCAAGTGGCAAGACCTAGCTGAGGATTGGGAACCGAATGCCCCCAAAGAAAACCGCTAA